From the genome of Streptomyces sp. NBC_01341, one region includes:
- a CDS encoding carbohydrate-binding protein, producing MSGLSGRSRPRHTWLRWLTVLGLVVSGGALVGPAASAHPGHPEHEAAAAAIPAGDYQQVQLALGSAELGEAMSLAVLPDRAVVHTARDGTVRYTDAAGNTKTAGKLDVYTHDEEGLQGIAADPGFASNRYLYLYYSPKLSTPGGDAPVTGSAATFEAWKGHLNLSRFTLRTDGTLDLASEKVVLEVPNDRGQCCHVGGDIDFDAAGNLYLTTGDDTNPFESSGYSPIDERTDRNPQFDAQRSSGNTNDLRGKVLRIKPTAAGGYTVPVGNLFAPGTASTRPEIYAMGFRNPFRMSVDKATGAVYLGDYGPDAGVTDGSRGPSGQVEFNRITAPGNYGWPYCTGTNTATETYGEYTFPSGPSAAKYNCGSGPANNSFRNTGLPTLPAAKPAWIRYAGDAGSPSEFGSGSESPMGGPVYRYDAALNSNVKFPQSLDGRFFAGEYGRKWIKAIEVKADGTPGVIEAFPWTGTQVMDQAFGPDGALYVLDYGTGGNNQALYRVEYIGGSNRNPVAKAAADKVSGPTPLSVAFSSAGSSDPEGRALTYAWDFGDGTSSTAANPSHTYTTNGTFRPTLTVKDPEGLTGSASLVVTAGNTAPTVTLQSPKDGQLFSFGDTVPFQVSVSDPEDGAIDCSKVKVTYLLGHDEHRHQITQTTGCSGNLTVPADGEHDSAANIYGVFDAEYTDAAGLTTHSARILQPRHRQGEHFGAQNGIQVAAHGTAEGGSTVGFTDNNDWVSFKPYNLANATRFTARVSSGGVGGTIEVRAGSATGTLLGSAAVAPTGGWENFVDVSANLTNVPTASTELFLVFKGVTGQGNLFDLDAFTLATGSTGSSQTVEGESFSSGQGVQAADHAPASGGRTLGYIENGDWAGYAAVPTAGTKTFSAKVSSAGAGGTIQIRSGSATGAVLGSVAVASTGGWETFATVSTTLTGTASSGTLFLTFTGGTGSLFDIDTLTLTK from the coding sequence ATGTCAGGACTGTCAGGACGGTCACGGCCGAGACATACGTGGTTGAGGTGGCTCACGGTACTCGGCCTGGTGGTCAGCGGCGGTGCCCTCGTCGGCCCCGCCGCCTCGGCCCACCCCGGTCACCCCGAGCACGAGGCCGCTGCTGCGGCCATCCCGGCCGGCGACTACCAGCAAGTACAACTTGCCTTGGGCTCAGCAGAGTTGGGCGAAGCTATGTCGCTCGCGGTCCTGCCCGACCGGGCCGTCGTGCACACGGCCAGAGACGGCACGGTCCGCTACACCGACGCCGCGGGCAACACCAAGACGGCCGGCAAGCTGGACGTCTACACGCACGACGAGGAGGGCCTCCAGGGTATAGCCGCCGACCCGGGCTTCGCCTCCAACCGCTATCTGTACCTGTACTACTCACCCAAGCTCAGCACCCCGGGGGGCGACGCCCCCGTCACGGGCAGCGCCGCCACGTTCGAGGCGTGGAAGGGGCATCTCAACCTGTCCCGCTTCACCCTCAGGACCGACGGCACCCTCGACCTGGCAAGCGAGAAAGTCGTGCTCGAAGTCCCCAACGACCGTGGCCAGTGCTGTCACGTGGGCGGCGACATCGACTTCGACGCTGCTGGGAACCTCTACCTGACGACCGGTGACGACACCAACCCCTTCGAGTCGAGCGGCTACTCGCCGATCGACGAACGGACCGACCGTAACCCGCAGTTCGACGCCCAGCGCTCCTCGGGCAACACCAACGACCTGCGCGGCAAGGTGCTGCGGATCAAGCCCACCGCCGCCGGTGGCTACACCGTGCCCGTCGGGAACCTCTTCGCGCCCGGCACGGCGAGCACCCGCCCCGAGATCTACGCGATGGGATTCCGCAACCCCTTCCGGATGTCCGTCGACAAGGCCACCGGTGCCGTCTACCTCGGTGACTACGGACCCGACGCGGGCGTCACCGACGGCAGCAGGGGCCCGAGCGGGCAGGTCGAGTTCAACCGGATCACCGCCCCGGGCAACTACGGCTGGCCGTACTGCACGGGTACGAACACCGCCACCGAGACGTACGGCGAGTACACCTTCCCGAGCGGTCCGTCCGCGGCGAAGTACAACTGCGGCTCCGGCCCGGCCAACAACTCCTTCCGCAACACCGGCCTGCCGACCCTCCCCGCCGCCAAACCGGCGTGGATCCGGTACGCCGGGGACGCCGGCTCGCCATCCGAGTTCGGCAGCGGCTCCGAATCCCCCATGGGCGGCCCGGTCTACCGCTACGACGCGGCGCTGAACTCCAACGTCAAGTTCCCCCAGTCCCTCGACGGACGCTTCTTCGCGGGCGAGTACGGCCGTAAGTGGATCAAGGCCATCGAGGTCAAGGCCGACGGCACCCCCGGCGTCATCGAGGCCTTCCCCTGGACCGGTACGCAGGTGATGGACCAGGCCTTCGGGCCCGACGGGGCGCTGTACGTCCTCGACTACGGCACCGGCGGCAACAACCAGGCCCTCTACCGGGTCGAGTACATCGGCGGCAGCAACCGCAACCCGGTCGCCAAGGCAGCCGCCGACAAGGTCTCGGGACCGACGCCGCTCAGCGTCGCGTTCTCATCGGCCGGCAGCTCCGACCCCGAGGGCCGAGCCCTCACGTACGCCTGGGACTTCGGTGACGGCACCAGCTCCACCGCGGCCAACCCGAGCCACACGTACACCACCAACGGCACCTTCCGTCCCACCCTCACGGTCAAGGACCCCGAAGGGCTCACGGGCTCGGCCAGTCTCGTGGTGACCGCGGGCAACACCGCACCGACGGTCACGCTCCAGTCCCCGAAGGACGGCCAGCTGTTCTCCTTCGGTGACACCGTGCCCTTCCAGGTGTCGGTCAGTGACCCCGAGGACGGTGCGATCGACTGCTCGAAGGTCAAGGTCACCTACCTTCTCGGCCACGACGAGCACCGGCATCAGATCACCCAGACCACCGGATGCTCCGGCAACCTGACCGTGCCCGCCGACGGCGAGCACGACAGTGCGGCCAACATCTACGGAGTCTTCGACGCCGAGTACACCGACGCTGCCGGGCTGACGACGCACAGCGCGCGCATCCTCCAGCCGCGCCACCGGCAGGGTGAGCACTTCGGTGCGCAGAACGGCATCCAGGTCGCCGCGCACGGCACGGCGGAGGGCGGCAGCACCGTCGGCTTCACCGACAACAACGACTGGGTGTCCTTCAAGCCGTACAACCTCGCCAACGCCACCCGGTTCACCGCCCGGGTCTCCTCGGGAGGCGTCGGCGGCACGATCGAGGTACGGGCGGGCTCCGCCACCGGCACACTGCTGGGCAGCGCAGCCGTCGCGCCGACCGGCGGTTGGGAGAACTTCGTCGACGTGTCGGCGAACCTCACCAACGTCCCCACAGCGAGCACGGAGTTGTTCCTCGTCTTCAAGGGCGTGACCGGACAGGGCAACCTCTTCGATCTCGACGCGTTCACCCTCGCCACGGGCAGCACCGGATCGAGTCAGACGGTCGAGGGCGAGTCGTTCAGTTCCGGGCAGGGTGTCCAGGCCGCCGACCACGCCCCCGCGAGCGGCGGCAGGACCCTCGGCTACATCGAGAACGGCGACTGGGCGGGCTACGCGGCGGTCCCGACGGCCGGCACCAAGACCTTCAGCGCGAAGGTGTCCTCGGCAGGCGCGGGCGGCACCATCCAGATCCGCTCCGGGTCGGCGACCGGCGCCGTGCTCGGTTCGGTGGCGGTCGCCAGCACCGGCGGCTGGGAGACCTTCGCCACGGTCTCGACCACGCTGACCGGTACGGCGTCCTCGGGCACACTGTTCCTCACCTTCACCGGTGGCACAGGGTCCCTGTTCGACATCGACACCCTCACCCTCACCAAGTGA
- a CDS encoding ATP-grasp domain-containing protein has translation MNMRVCLVSPKPPMLQRARGLKLDVVCVYTPEEFRKLPADALVAEICVVHPPRSDSRELVDVVRALHDRLPFAGVVTVQEEGVLTAALLNDALGLNGVSAETVALLTDKWRMRRHTAERGVSAVRAAVASSLEEIREFGAAQGYPLIAKPLGGSASIGIHKIDSAEAAESAYAALSGLDLKQFLLEEYLEGPEISVDALSFDGRHVPIAIADKITGTGFVEFGHAIPAQLDPSLEEDVCRTVSDFLDAVGLRNGLSHTELKLTSAGPRVIESHNRRGGDRINTMTHAVYGIDLEEAGLAWGAGQLQPLAGRPEADGGAAVVFFEAEPGRLVAIKGADEARAHSGVVEFHLNFEVGQVIPPVRWSLDRAGYVVVTAETARAAQDLAQALASQVQFVTEPAPDAEEDGAASRRRYRDLVAELNQVPHVDALT, from the coding sequence ATGAACATGCGCGTCTGTCTCGTCTCGCCCAAACCCCCGATGCTCCAGCGGGCCAGGGGGCTCAAGCTGGATGTGGTCTGCGTGTACACGCCCGAGGAGTTCCGCAAACTGCCGGCTGACGCACTGGTCGCCGAGATCTGCGTGGTGCACCCGCCTCGGTCCGACTCCCGGGAACTGGTGGACGTCGTACGGGCGCTGCACGACCGTCTGCCGTTCGCCGGCGTGGTGACCGTACAGGAGGAAGGCGTCCTCACCGCCGCCCTGCTCAACGACGCGCTCGGCCTGAACGGTGTCTCCGCGGAGACCGTGGCGCTGCTGACCGACAAGTGGCGCATGCGACGGCACACCGCGGAGCGCGGCGTCAGCGCCGTGCGGGCGGCCGTAGCGTCGAGCCTGGAGGAGATCAGGGAGTTCGGCGCCGCCCAGGGATACCCGTTGATCGCCAAGCCGCTGGGAGGCTCCGCGAGCATCGGCATCCACAAGATCGACAGCGCCGAGGCGGCCGAATCCGCGTATGCGGCGCTGAGCGGGCTCGACCTGAAGCAGTTCCTGCTGGAGGAATACCTCGAGGGCCCGGAGATCAGCGTGGATGCGCTCTCCTTCGACGGCCGGCACGTGCCGATCGCCATCGCCGACAAGATCACCGGAACCGGCTTCGTCGAGTTCGGACACGCCATTCCCGCGCAGCTGGACCCCTCCCTCGAGGAGGACGTGTGCCGCACGGTGTCCGACTTCCTGGACGCGGTCGGCCTCCGAAACGGTCTGTCGCACACCGAACTGAAGCTCACGTCGGCCGGTCCCCGGGTGATCGAGAGCCACAACCGGCGCGGAGGCGACCGGATCAACACCATGACGCACGCGGTCTACGGCATCGACCTGGAGGAGGCCGGCCTCGCCTGGGGCGCGGGTCAGCTCCAGCCGCTCGCCGGACGTCCCGAGGCTGACGGCGGCGCGGCTGTCGTCTTCTTCGAGGCCGAGCCCGGCCGACTGGTCGCCATCAAGGGCGCCGACGAGGCGCGGGCCCACTCCGGTGTCGTCGAATTCCACCTCAACTTCGAGGTGGGCCAGGTCATCCCGCCGGTCCGCTGGTCGCTGGACCGCGCCGGGTACGTGGTGGTGACGGCCGAGACGGCACGGGCTGCGCAGGACCTGGCCCAGGCGCTGGCCTCCCAGGTGCAGTTCGTGACCGAGCCCGCCCCGGACGCCGAAGAGGACGGTGCCGCGAGCCGCCGCCGGTACCGCGATCTCGTGGCAGAACTCAACCAGGTCCCTCACGTCGATGCACTGACGTGA
- a CDS encoding aspartate/glutamate racemase family protein has protein sequence MSAVISGSRSATQAPDPAASGIVGVLGGMGPAATADFFAKLVRETPAASDQEHLRTLVWSDGTVPDRTDAILSDGPSPLPRLLEGVRLLQSAGAAIIAMPCSTAHAFLPDLRRASAVPILSMIDASVRRLRGAAPSVSRVGLLATTGTLVTGLYQEGLREQGIDAVVPPPLLQQRSVMRAVRLIKAGELEAAEHALVPAIRCVAAAGAGMIVAACTELPLVLGHRAENLPVFDPTTALAQDAVALAGRLPRHEHTKERT, from the coding sequence GTGAGCGCGGTCATCTCCGGATCCCGGAGCGCGACACAGGCACCCGATCCGGCGGCGTCCGGCATCGTCGGCGTGCTCGGCGGCATGGGACCCGCAGCCACGGCGGACTTCTTCGCAAAGCTGGTACGGGAGACGCCCGCCGCCAGTGACCAGGAGCACCTGCGGACACTGGTGTGGTCCGACGGCACCGTGCCGGACCGCACCGACGCCATCCTGTCGGACGGGCCGAGCCCGCTGCCCCGCCTGCTCGAAGGGGTGCGCCTGCTCCAGTCCGCGGGGGCGGCGATCATCGCCATGCCCTGCAGCACCGCGCACGCGTTCCTCCCGGACCTGCGGCGTGCCTCGGCCGTTCCCATCCTCAGTATGATCGACGCCAGTGTGCGGCGGCTGCGCGGGGCCGCGCCATCGGTCTCCCGAGTGGGGCTCCTCGCCACCACGGGGACACTCGTGACGGGGCTGTACCAGGAAGGTCTGCGTGAACAGGGCATCGACGCGGTCGTCCCCCCGCCGCTGCTGCAGCAACGGTCGGTGATGCGAGCCGTGCGGCTGATCAAGGCCGGCGAGCTGGAGGCCGCCGAGCACGCACTGGTCCCGGCGATCAGATGCGTCGCCGCAGCCGGCGCGGGGATGATCGTCGCAGCATGTACGGAACTCCCCCTGGTGCTCGGTCACAGGGCCGAGAACCTCCCCGTCTTCGACCCCACCACGGCACTGGCCCAGGATGCTGTGGCGCTCGCCGGGCGTCTTCCGCGCCACGAACACACGAAGGAACGAACATGA
- a CDS encoding MFS transporter: MSTDLALWARLRDVLMLQRRETRLLLASVTADSFGTGIFTATSVLFFTTVRDFSVSSVGLAISLGSLCAFVLSPRIGALADRVGAQKSLIVLFGVRAVGYGLYLLAEQYWMFVVLACIVTTADRASPAINQALMGRLFEAKDRATILGTVFSARNGAIVLGSLAATLPVVTDSAALYLVGIGINAASFIGAAILVSRLHVPAAKPADTGPVKQRGVRATPLRDRRYLVITVVNGVAMTHNTILSLVLPLWIVQSTDSPRWSLTALLALNGALAMAAQIPVNRMFADFSAALRASALGGAAVCAACLAYAGAGAVGNAWAALAILVIAMLAHTAGESLVIASTPLSFELAPKESLGQYLSFYNLGRVGQDLVGPLLIVGPLVHQGTPVWVLVGVVVMLVGFVPWALLKDDTLAVNVRSAR; encoded by the coding sequence GTGAGCACTGACCTCGCCCTGTGGGCACGTCTGCGCGATGTTCTGATGCTGCAGCGCCGGGAGACGAGACTGCTGCTGGCGAGTGTCACCGCCGACTCCTTCGGCACCGGTATCTTCACGGCGACATCGGTCCTGTTCTTCACCACTGTCCGGGACTTCAGCGTGTCCTCCGTGGGACTCGCGATCTCCCTGGGCAGTCTCTGCGCGTTCGTCCTCAGCCCCCGCATCGGCGCCCTCGCGGACCGGGTGGGGGCGCAGAAGAGCCTCATCGTGCTGTTCGGTGTACGGGCCGTGGGCTACGGCCTCTACCTCCTTGCCGAGCAGTACTGGATGTTCGTGGTGCTCGCCTGCATCGTGACCACGGCCGACCGGGCGAGCCCCGCCATCAACCAGGCGCTGATGGGCCGGCTCTTCGAGGCCAAGGACCGGGCGACGATCCTGGGCACCGTGTTCTCCGCGCGCAACGGAGCGATCGTGCTCGGGTCACTGGCGGCCACCCTGCCCGTCGTCACCGACTCCGCCGCCCTGTACCTGGTGGGCATCGGAATCAACGCCGCGTCGTTCATCGGCGCCGCGATCCTCGTGTCCAGGCTCCACGTACCGGCGGCGAAGCCCGCGGACACGGGCCCGGTCAAGCAACGCGGCGTCAGGGCCACCCCGTTGCGCGACCGGCGGTATCTGGTGATCACCGTCGTCAATGGCGTGGCCATGACGCACAACACGATCCTGTCGCTCGTACTGCCCCTGTGGATCGTCCAGTCGACGGACTCTCCCCGCTGGAGCCTCACCGCACTCCTCGCGCTCAACGGCGCGCTGGCCATGGCGGCGCAGATCCCGGTGAACCGGATGTTCGCGGACTTCTCCGCCGCCCTGCGCGCGTCAGCGCTGGGCGGTGCGGCCGTCTGCGCCGCCTGCCTCGCGTACGCCGGGGCAGGCGCGGTGGGCAACGCCTGGGCGGCACTCGCGATCCTCGTGATCGCCATGCTGGCCCACACCGCAGGCGAGAGCCTTGTCATCGCGAGCACGCCGCTGTCCTTCGAACTCGCCCCCAAGGAGTCGCTCGGACAGTACTTGTCCTTCTACAACCTGGGCCGGGTGGGCCAGGACCTGGTCGGTCCGCTGCTGATCGTCGGGCCACTCGTACACCAAGGCACCCCCGTATGGGTGCTGGTCGGCGTGGTCGTGATGCTCGTCGGTTTCGTGCCGTGGGCACTCCTCAAGGACGACACACTCGCGGTGAACGTGCGGTCGGCACGGTGA
- a CDS encoding MupA/Atu3671 family FMN-dependent luciferase-like monooxygenase, producing the protein MRFSVMFFASGEAAPQETCRTVLEASRLADAHGLDAVWTPERHFDQFGSVFPNPALTSAALATATRHIQLRAGSLISPLHHTVRIAEDWAVVDNWSSGRAAVSFGSGWNANDFVLAPDVYASRHQVMLEQIDTVRALWRGEDVELPNGTGQPFAAGLHPRPVQAELPIWITSSGNPRTFQDAGTRGLNVLTHLIGQDLDQLAEKVAGYRKARADAGFDPATGTVSLMLHTHLDDDPDAAEARSRAPFRDYLRSAVKLELRAAQGGGTISGGHVLPDDEIPEDLLEELLDATYERYLRGGSLIGSPDTVRSTVERVAAAGVDDIACLVDFGVPGERIPPVIPLIGTLVGNRRTEGEGVGSEH; encoded by the coding sequence TTGCGCTTCAGCGTCATGTTCTTTGCCTCCGGCGAGGCGGCCCCGCAGGAGACCTGCCGGACGGTGCTGGAGGCCAGCCGACTGGCCGACGCCCACGGCCTGGACGCGGTGTGGACTCCCGAGCGGCACTTCGACCAGTTCGGCAGCGTGTTCCCCAACCCGGCACTCACCAGTGCCGCGCTGGCCACCGCCACCCGGCACATCCAGCTGCGGGCCGGCAGTCTCATCTCCCCGCTGCACCACACGGTGCGCATCGCCGAGGACTGGGCCGTCGTCGACAACTGGTCGTCCGGCCGCGCGGCCGTCTCCTTCGGCTCCGGCTGGAACGCCAACGACTTCGTGCTGGCGCCCGACGTCTACGCGTCGCGCCACCAGGTCATGCTGGAACAGATCGACACGGTGCGCGCCCTGTGGCGGGGCGAGGACGTCGAGCTGCCCAACGGCACCGGGCAGCCCTTCGCGGCCGGCCTGCACCCGAGGCCCGTCCAGGCTGAACTCCCCATCTGGATCACCTCCTCGGGGAACCCACGGACCTTCCAGGACGCCGGGACCCGTGGCCTCAACGTGCTGACCCACCTGATCGGTCAGGATCTCGACCAGCTCGCCGAGAAGGTGGCGGGATACCGCAAGGCCCGCGCGGACGCGGGTTTCGACCCGGCCACCGGGACGGTGTCTCTGATGCTGCACACCCACCTGGACGACGACCCGGATGCCGCCGAGGCCCGCAGCCGCGCACCCTTCCGCGACTATCTGAGATCCGCGGTGAAGCTGGAGCTGCGGGCGGCCCAGGGCGGCGGCACCATCAGCGGCGGGCACGTCCTGCCCGACGACGAGATTCCGGAGGACCTCCTCGAGGAACTGCTGGACGCCACGTACGAGCGCTACCTGCGGGGCGGTTCCCTGATCGGCTCCCCGGACACCGTCAGGAGCACGGTCGAGCGGGTGGCGGCTGCGGGCGTCGACGACATCGCCTGCCTGGTCGACTTCGGCGTACCCGGCGAGCGGATACCCCCGGTGATCCCGCTGATCGGCACCCTCGTCGGAAACCGCCGCACCGAAGGTGAGGGCGTCGGGAGTGAGCACTGA